From the Candidatus Omnitrophota bacterium genome, the window CCTTTATCGCCAGGGTAGGCGCGCATAACCGGCCCAAGGTGAACGCGGATATCGATATGGTTTTTGATATGAGCAAGGTGCACTTTTTCGATAAAGAAACCGAAGAGACGATAGTTTAAGAGCGAACCCCAACGGCCGTAAAATTATGATCAAGAAAGTATGGGCCGGGCTTTTGGCCCGGGTTACTTTCCTTAAAAAAAGACCCCGCCGCAAACCGGTTTACGCTGTAATATTCATTTCCGCTTACCTGGCCGTCCCGATATACTTTGCTTCCGTTTTCTGCCCGCGTCCATTCCTGTTATTATTCGTTTTTTACCTCATCAACGCGGTTGTTTTTGCGTATCTCCTGCATAAGCACGGCGTAAAGAACGCTTTTATCCAGTATCGCCGCCAGTCATCCCAGGAAGAGATCAACCTCCAGAGCTACGATAATTCCCGCGAGCTGCAGAACCAGGTGGCTTTACGCGAAAAGATCCGGCGTTATTCCAACCTGAAAAAAGTCATCGAAGAGATAAATACCAGCCTGACCATGGAATCCATAGCCGAGAATTTGAGCGAGAGCGCTTTTTCTTATGTCGGCCGCAGCCGGGGCAACTGCGTCTTATACGTAGTCGACAAACAAAGCCATTACCTCAGCCTCTTCAAGACAAAGAAAGAAGATAAGCGGATGATCATCAAGACCAAGCAGGGCGATATCTTCGACCATTGGGTCCTGCGGCATACCAGCCCCCTGTTTATCGAGGATATAAGCCAGGATTTCCGTTTTGACCTGAACAAGTTCAGGAAAGAGAACGACCGCCCGGTCGGCTCATTGATCAGCGCGCCTTTGGTCAGCGGGAACAAATTCCTGGGGATCCTGCGATTGGATTACCCTAAGCCAAAATTCTATTCCCAGGACGACCTGCGTTTCCTGGTGAGTATTTGCGACCTGGGCGCTTTGGCCCTGGAGAACGGCGAACTTTACCAGAGGACCGAAGACCTGGCCATACACGACGGGCTTACCGGCGTGTTCACCAAAGGCCATTTTATGGAGCTTTTGAAGGTGGAATGCAAGAGAAGCATCCGCCATAACCGGCCGTTCTCATTATTAATGCTCGATATCGACCATTTTAAAGATTACAACGATAAATTCGGCCACGCCGCCGGGGATATCGTTTTGACCAATATCTGCCGGGTGATCACCGGCCATATGACGGAGCGCGGGGTGGTGGTCAGCCGCTTCGGCGGCGAGGAATTTTGCGTGGTCCTGCCGGGATGCTCCAAGGAACAGGCGCTGCAGGCGGCGGAGGCTTTGCGCCGGGCAGTAGAAACCGCCAGGATAACTTTACGCAGGCAGGATACGAATGTCACGGTTTCCGTCGGGGTCGCCACTTTCCTTGAGGACACCTCGGATGAGATAGAATTGATAATGAAGGCGGATAAGGCGATGTACGAGGCCAAGCAAAAAGGCAGGAATCAGGTCAGGTAAAGCTTATGATAAGCGTAATTATACTCGCGGCGTTGACGGTGTTCCTGTATTTCTTCCATAAACGGGTTTTGAAGAATAACCTGAACCGGGATATGCTGGATTATGAGAATATCAATAATGAGAGCGCAAGATTGCGCGCGGATTATTCGCTCCTGCAGGCGGATAATTCCCGGCTGAAGCAGGCGCTTGATGAGACGCTGGCGTTGTATGAGATCACCAAGGATATCTGCAAGACCCTGGAGGCTGGACAGGTTTTTGCCGCATTTACCGAGAAGGTGAAGAAATACCTGGGGTTTGATGACTGTAAGTTCATCCAGAGCGAGGCGGAGCTTTCCGCTTATGCCGATTATACGGCCCTGCCTTTGAATATCGCCTCGAAAAGAATCGGCTATCTTTTGACCAAAGGGATAAAAGAAAAGGACCGGGAGAAATTCAATATCCTGGCCCAGCAGTTCATCCTGGGGATCAAGCGGGCTATCCTTTATCAGAAGGTCCAGGAACTGTCCACTATGGACAGCCTTACCGGGCTTTTTACCCGCAGGTACTGGTTCGAGCGCAGCAACGAAGAGATCGAGCGTTCACGAAAGTTCGGTTATCCGATGTGCTGTATGATGCTGGATATCGACCGCTTCAAGGATTTTAACGATAAATACGGCCACCTGGTAGGGGACGCTATATTGCTGGCTGTATCTAAGACGATAAGGGATAATATCCGCCAGATCGACCTGGTCGGCAGATACGGGGGGGAGGAATTCACCGTTATCCTGCCGGAGACAGATATCGACGGCGCCCAATACGTCGCCGAGCGTATCCGCAAGACGCTGGACGGGTCGCTGATAAAGGCTTATGATGAAAACCTTAATGTTACCATAAGCATCGGGATCTCCATATTTCCGAAGGACGCCGATAACCTGGGCGCATTGATCGATAAGGCTGACCGGGCTTTATACCGGGCCAAGGAATCCGGCAGGAATAAGGTTTGCGTGGATAATCCGCAAGATTAATACTTGCAAATTACGCCGCGGCAATATACAATGATTTGGTAAATTCTATCCCTAACCCGCGTATTCAGCGCTAATTTCAGCGTTTGTGGCTATGTCAAAAAAATACATAATCGGGATCGATCTTGGCGGGACCAATCTGAAGGTCGCTTTAGTCGGCCCGGATTTCAAGATAAAAGACCGCCTGGTCTTGAGCACCGCGGATTTTAATGAAAAGTCCGGGCTTATTCAGGCGATCATCTTTGCGGTAACCCGGATCATCGCCAGCAATCAATGCGCCAAGTCCGCTGTTTTAGGCGTAGGCTTAGGCCTGCCCGGACCGATAGACGCGGATAAAGGACTGGTGCATTTCTTCCCCAATATCCCGGGATGGAAAGAAGTCTATCTAAAAAAGATCCTCGAACAAAAGATCAAATTGCCTGTTTTTATAGACAATGACGCGAATCTTATGGCTTTGGCTGAGTCCCGGATGGGCGCTGCCAAAGGCATGCGCAACGCGGTCTGCATTACCTTGGGGACAGGTGTAGGCGGGGGCATCATTATTGATAACCGTCTTTACCGCGGTTCGACTTTTTCCGCCGGAGAAATCGGGCATATGCCTGTAAATGAAAAAGGCCCGGATTGCAATTGCTCGGGTTTTGCCTGCCTTGAGGCGTATATCGGCAACAAAAAACTGCTTAACCATGCCAAAAGCGCATTCGGCAGGCAGATATCGCTGGAAGAATTAAGCAGGTTATCCGCTAAGAAGAATAGAAAAGCGGTCCTGATCTGGGAGCGGATGGCGCAGCGGCTGGGCGTGGTATTGTCCGGCATCGTTAACCTGCTTAACCCGGATTGCATTGTTATCGGCGGAGGGGTGGCGAATGCCGGCAGGATAATTTTTGATCAGGTTAAAGAGAATATCCTTACCCGGGCAATGGTGGTCCAGGCTAAACATGTGAAGATAGTAAGAGCGAGATTAGGCTCTGACGCCGGAATGATCGGCGCGGCGCTCCTGGTCAAAGAATCCGTCTAACACCCCGCCTGTAGACGTTGTATGTAACTCTCGACAGGATATGATGTTGCAAATAAATGTTTTATGAGGCAATTCGCAGGTATAAAAAAATTGCAATATAACGCCATAGTCTAAAGGAGCGTAAATGAAAATATTCATCGATACCGCCAATGTGGCGCAGATAAAAGAGGCGGCGAGCCTGGGAGTGATCGACGGGGTAACTACCAATCCCAGCCTGATCGCCAAGGAGAACCGTCCGTCGCAGGATATCCTCAAGGAGATCTGCGCAGCGGTCAAAGGCCCGGTGAGCGCGGAGGTGATCAGCCTGGAAGCGAGCGGCATGGTCGCTGAAGCGGTTGAACTGGCTAAGATCGCCGATAATATCGTGATCAAGATACCATTGATCAAAGAAGGATTGAAGGCGGTCAAGATATTATCCGAGCGCAAGATCAAGACTAACGTGACTCTGTGTTTTTCCGCGTCCCAGGCGCTTTTAGCGGCCAAGGCCGGCGCGACTTACATCTCGCCGTTCATCGGCAGGCTTGACGATATCAGCCAGATCGGGATGGAGCTGATCGCGGATATTAAACAGATA encodes:
- a CDS encoding sensor domain-containing diguanylate cyclase; translated protein: MIKKVWAGLLARVTFLKKRPRRKPVYAVIFISAYLAVPIYFASVFCPRPFLLLFVFYLINAVVFAYLLHKHGVKNAFIQYRRQSSQEEINLQSYDNSRELQNQVALREKIRRYSNLKKVIEEINTSLTMESIAENLSESAFSYVGRSRGNCVLYVVDKQSHYLSLFKTKKEDKRMIIKTKQGDIFDHWVLRHTSPLFIEDISQDFRFDLNKFRKENDRPVGSLISAPLVSGNKFLGILRLDYPKPKFYSQDDLRFLVSICDLGALALENGELYQRTEDLAIHDGLTGVFTKGHFMELLKVECKRSIRHNRPFSLLMLDIDHFKDYNDKFGHAAGDIVLTNICRVITGHMTERGVVVSRFGGEEFCVVLPGCSKEQALQAAEALRRAVETARITLRRQDTNVTVSVGVATFLEDTSDEIELIMKADKAMYEAKQKGRNQVR
- a CDS encoding GGDEF domain-containing protein — protein: MISVIILAALTVFLYFFHKRVLKNNLNRDMLDYENINNESARLRADYSLLQADNSRLKQALDETLALYEITKDICKTLEAGQVFAAFTEKVKKYLGFDDCKFIQSEAELSAYADYTALPLNIASKRIGYLLTKGIKEKDREKFNILAQQFILGIKRAILYQKVQELSTMDSLTGLFTRRYWFERSNEEIERSRKFGYPMCCMMLDIDRFKDFNDKYGHLVGDAILLAVSKTIRDNIRQIDLVGRYGGEEFTVILPETDIDGAQYVAERIRKTLDGSLIKAYDENLNVTISIGISIFPKDADNLGALIDKADRALYRAKESGRNKVCVDNPQD
- a CDS encoding ROK family protein, with translation MSKKYIIGIDLGGTNLKVALVGPDFKIKDRLVLSTADFNEKSGLIQAIIFAVTRIIASNQCAKSAVLGVGLGLPGPIDADKGLVHFFPNIPGWKEVYLKKILEQKIKLPVFIDNDANLMALAESRMGAAKGMRNAVCITLGTGVGGGIIIDNRLYRGSTFSAGEIGHMPVNEKGPDCNCSGFACLEAYIGNKKLLNHAKSAFGRQISLEELSRLSAKKNRKAVLIWERMAQRLGVVLSGIVNLLNPDCIVIGGGVANAGRIIFDQVKENILTRAMVVQAKHVKIVRARLGSDAGMIGAALLVKESV
- the fsa gene encoding fructose-6-phosphate aldolase → MKIFIDTANVAQIKEAASLGVIDGVTTNPSLIAKENRPSQDILKEICAAVKGPVSAEVISLEASGMVAEAVELAKIADNIVIKIPLIKEGLKAVKILSERKIKTNVTLCFSASQALLAAKAGATYISPFIGRLDDISQIGMELIADIKQIYSNYGFATQIIVASVRNPVHVVDSAKIGADIATIPFAVIEQLIKHPLTDIGVQRFLEDYKKIPKK